Within the Pelagovum pacificum genome, the region GGCCTATTCGGCCGCGACGGCCGTCACGTCTTGCCCAGAGGCTGCCATGATCGCCTTGACGATGTTGTGGTAGCCCGTGCAGCGGCAGATGTTCCCCTCCAGGTACTGCCGGATCTCCTGCTCGGTCGGCTTCGGGTTCTCCTTGAGGAGCGACGTCGCCGACATGATCATCCCCGGCGTACAGAAGCCGCACTGAAGCCCGTGGTGATCCTGGAACGCCTGCTGCACCGCGGACAGCGTGCCGTCCATCCCGGCAATACCCTCGATCGTGGTGACTTCGGCGCCGTCCGCTTCCATCGCGAACATCGTGCAGGCCTTCGCCGGCCGGCCATTCACATGGACCACGCAGGCGCCGCACTGGGATGTGTCGCACCCGACGTGGGTGCCTGTCAGGTGCAGCCCGGTCCGCAGGAATTCGACGAGCAGCGTGCGCCCTTCGACCTCTCCGGACACGGACTCGCCGTTCACCGTCATGCTGACTTTCGACATGGAGTCCTCCCGTTTTTCGCTTGTTCCTCAAGACATAACCACGGGCGCACCCGAGTCGAGAAATAATATCTTCGTATCGCGGCGCGCAGCTAGTGGTCGCGCGGTCGGGGACGGGTCGGGATCTCCTTGAGCAATCCGCCCACCCCCATGGCCGCGATCTCCCGGGGTCCCACGGGCACGCCGCAGGCCGTGCGCTCCAGCACCCAGTCCGCGCCGTTCAGCGCGGGCGAGCGGGCGCAGCCGGGAAGCCCGATCACCGGCGTTGCGCCGATCCGGCCGAGGAACAGCAGGTTGCCCGGATCGACCGGCATTCCGAAGTGGATCAATTCCCCGCCGGCGCGGCGCACCGCCTCGGGCCCCACGTCGCGCGCGTCCGACGTGGCGGACCCGGTGAGGATCAGCACCAACTCCGCATCGCTCGCGGTTAGCGCTTCGGCGAGCGCGCCGGTCTCGTGCGGCACCCGGTCGGCGAGGTCGAGTTTCAGACCAAGCCGCTCCACCCGCTCGCGCACCGCCGCCGCGCCCTTGTCGGACTGGCGCCGCCCGGGCACTTCCGTCTCGATCAGCCGCGCCCGCCCCAGCGCCGGAGCCACGAAGCCGATCGCGTCCGCCGCCGCGGCGCAGGCCGCCTCGAGCGCCGCGCCGGGCACCGCGTAGGAGATGATCTTCACGGTCGCCACCATCGTGCCGCGCGCACAGCGCTGCCACTCGGGCACCGTCGCCACGGTGATCATCGGATCGACCGCATTGGCCGCCGCGACCTTCGCCGCGTCGATCCGCGCCAGTCCCGGCCCTTCCGCGAACAGGTTTACCCGCCCCGTCGCCGCCCGCGACAGGCGGAGGCCGCCGGCAGACAGGGCCTCCGCGAGTGTCGCGGCGGCGGCGTCCTCTCCGACATCACCGTCGTCGAGCCGGGCAACCGTGATCTCGTCCAGACCGGCGGCGCAGATCGCCTCGATATCGGAGCGTTCGAGCAGATGCCCCTTCTTCAGCCGCAGCTTGCCGAGCGTCAGAGAATGCGCCAGCACCGCGCCCGCCGCTTCTTCCGGCGGCACGGGACCGAAGCGCATCAGCCCTGCCTCAGCACTTGCGTGATCTGGGCCATCGTGGCGACCGCGATCTCCGCCGGCGAGCGCCCGCCGAGGTTCAGCCCCACCGGCGCGTGGATCCGCGCGATATCCTCGTCGGTGAAACCTTCGCCCTTCAGCCGCTCCACCCGTTTGCCGTGCGTGCGCTTCGAGCCGAGACAGCCGAGGTAGAACACATCCGACCGCAGCGCGGCGATGATCGCGGGATCGTCGATCTTCGGATCGTGGGTCAGCGTCACGACACAGGTGCGCGCGTCGAGGCCGCGTTCGGCCAGCACCTCGTCCGGCCACTCGTCCGACAGGTCCTCTCCCGGGAACCGCGCCTCGGAGGCGAAGGCGGGCCGCGGGTCGATCACCAGCGGGTCGTAGCCACATGCATGGGCCATCGGCAGAAGGTGCTGCGCGATGTGGACGGCGCCGACGACGACCATCCGCAAGGGCGGGTTGTAGATGCAGATGAAGGCGCTGCCGTCTTCCTCGTAGCCCGACCGGTCGAGTCGGAACCGCTCCGCAAACTCCGGCGGGCTGGCGGTGCGCCGCTCCCACGTGGTCGTATCTACGACATAGGCGATTGGCTCGCGCGCGGCCCGGGCCTCGACGATCCGGGCGACGATCTCCTCGGGGATGCCTTTGCCGACCGGCTGGACCGAGATGCGGATCGTGCCGCCGCAGGCGAGCCCGACGGCGAACGCATCGTCGTCGCTGACGCCGTAGGTCAGAAGCCGGCTTTCCCCCGTGCCGACGACCTCGAGCGCCTCGGCCACGACTGCACCCTCGACGCAGCCGCCGGACACCGAGCCCTCCATCTCGCCCTCGCCCGAAACGGCGAGGACCGAGCCGACGGGCCGGGGCGAAGAGCCCCAGGTCTCGACCACGGTGGCGATCACGGCCCCCTTGCCGGCGCGATACCAGTCGAGCGCGGTTTCCAGTGTCGTGTCGTAGCTTGGGGTGATGCGTCCGGCCATGGTGCGCCTCCTGGCCGTCAATCTATCTCCGTGAGGGCGAGTCACAAGAGCCGCTCACCTCATCTGGCCGGAAATACCTCCGGGGGTCCGGGGGCAGCGCCCCCGGTGATCGGCGTGCGCAGCACGACGATCTCCTGCTCTCGATCTTCCGGGTGAAAGGGTGAGGTCAAAGTGGGCTCGCCGTGCGTCGCACGCCGATCCGCGGGGGGCGCGGCCCCCCGGTCGCCTCCGGCGACTCCCCCCGGAATATTTACACGCCCGAAGAACAAGGGGCGTAACGTGGGGTGGCGGCCGCCACCCCACGTGCCGTCATTCGGTGCGGAGTTCCACGTCGGCCATCACGTCGGGCGCGCCGTCGATGGCGCCGTTGCCGCCGGTGCCCTTCTTGATCGAGTCGAGCACGTCGAGACCTTCGGTCACTTCACCGACGACGGTGTACTGGCCATTCAGGTGCGGCGCGGGCGCGAACATGATGAAGAACTGGCTGTTGGCCGAGTTCGGGTCCTGCGTGCGAGCCATGCCCACGACACCGCGCTCGAACGAGATGTCTGAGAATTCGGCCGGCAGATCCTCCATGTCGGAACCGCCGGTGCCGGCCATCGACAGGTCACCGCCCGCGACACCGTTCTGGACGTCGCCGGTCTGCGCCATGAAGCCGTCGATCACGCGGTGGAAGACCACGTTGTCGTAGGCGCCGGACTCGGCGAGCTCGGAGATCCGCGCAACGTGCTGCGGCGCGGCCTCCTCGTTCAGGTCGATGGTGATCGTGCCGGACGCCTGGCCTTCGACGGTGATGTCGAGGTAGGGACCCGGCTCGTCGGCGAACGCGGGCGCGGCCAGGGCGACGAGCGCGGAGGAGATGAGAAACTTACGCATCGGCGGCCACCTTCACGGAGATCATGCGGTCGGGGTTCGCGGGCGGTTCGCCCCGGGTGATGGCATCCACGTGCTCCATCCCGTCGATAACGCGGCCGTAGACCGTGTACTGGCGGTTCAGGAAGTGGTTGTCGGAGAAATTGATGAAGAACTGGCTATTGGCCGAGTTCGGATTCTGGCTCCGGGCCGCGCCGAGCGTGCCTCGATCGTGCGGGATGCCGGAGAATTCCGCCGGAAGATCCGGCTTGTCGGAACTGCCCGTGCCGGCGCGGCGCGGGTTGTAGTCCTTCTCCATGTTGGCGTGCTCCACGTCGCCCGTCTGGGCCATAAAGCCGTCAATGACGCGGTGGAACGCGACATTGTCGTAGGCGCCGTCGCGGGCCAGTTCCTTCATGCGCTCGACGTGTTTGGGGGCGACGTCGGGCAGCAGCTCGATCGTCACGGTGCCGCCTTTCAGCTCCACCAGGATGGTGTTCTCGGGATCCTTGATCTCGGCCATGTCTCTTCCTTCAGAACGGTTCGGCGCGGACCCTATGGCGACGGGACGGCAATGCCAAGCGGGCGCGACCGTGACGCGCGGCGGACCGCTCCCCCTTCCCCGCGGTTGACCCGGCGCGCGAAAGGGCTGAGGTAATGCCCAACCCACAGGAGGACCGAGATGAACTGGAAGAGCCTCGACGACATGGACCTCGCCGGCAAGCGCGTGCTGACGCGGGTCGACATCAACGTGCCCATGGACAACGGCCGCGTCACCGATGCCACGCGGATCGAACGGATCGTCCCGACGATCACCGACATCCTGAAGAAGGGCGGCTCGCCCATTCTGCTTGCCCACTTCGGCCGCCCCAAGGGCAAGCCGGTGGAAGAGATGTCGCTGCGCCAGCTCGTCCCCGCGCTCGAGGCGGCGTTCGACCACGAGGTCACCTTCGTCGAACGCCCCTCCCGGGAAGAGATCGACGCCATGCCGCAGGACGCGATCGTGCTGGTGGAGAACACCCGCTTCACCCCGATGGAAGAGGCGAACGACCCAGAGATGGCGAAATTCCTCGCCACGCTCGGTGACATCTATTGCAACGACGCCTTCTCGGCGGCGCACCGGGCCCACGCCTCGACCGAGGGCGTGGCGCATCACCTGCCCTCC harbors:
- a CDS encoding (2Fe-2S)-binding protein; protein product: MSKVSMTVNGESVSGEVEGRTLLVEFLRTGLHLTGTHVGCDTSQCGACVVHVNGRPAKACTMFAMEADGAEVTTIEGIAGMDGTLSAVQQAFQDHHGLQCGFCTPGMIMSATSLLKENPKPTEQEIRQYLEGNICRCTGYHNIVKAIMAASGQDVTAVAAE
- a CDS encoding molybdopterin-binding protein is translated as MRFGPVPPEEAAGAVLAHSLTLGKLRLKKGHLLERSDIEAICAAGLDEITVARLDDGDVGEDAAAATLAEALSAGGLRLSRAATGRVNLFAEGPGLARIDAAKVAAANAVDPMITVATVPEWQRCARGTMVATVKIISYAVPGAALEAACAAAADAIGFVAPALGRARLIETEVPGRRQSDKGAAAVRERVERLGLKLDLADRVPHETGALAEALTASDAELVLILTGSATSDARDVGPEAVRRAGGELIHFGMPVDPGNLLFLGRIGATPVIGLPGCARSPALNGADWVLERTACGVPVGPREIAAMGVGGLLKEIPTRPRPRDH
- a CDS encoding XdhC family protein, which gives rise to MAGRITPSYDTTLETALDWYRAGKGAVIATVVETWGSSPRPVGSVLAVSGEGEMEGSVSGGCVEGAVVAEALEVVGTGESRLLTYGVSDDDAFAVGLACGGTIRISVQPVGKGIPEEIVARIVEARAAREPIAYVVDTTTWERRTASPPEFAERFRLDRSGYEEDGSAFICIYNPPLRMVVVGAVHIAQHLLPMAHACGYDPLVIDPRPAFASEARFPGEDLSDEWPDEVLAERGLDARTCVVTLTHDPKIDDPAIIAALRSDVFYLGCLGSKRTHGKRVERLKGEGFTDEDIARIHAPVGLNLGGRSPAEIAVATMAQITQVLRQG
- a CDS encoding peptidylprolyl isomerase, which encodes MRKFLISSALVALAAPAFADEPGPYLDITVEGQASGTITIDLNEEAAPQHVARISELAESGAYDNVVFHRVIDGFMAQTGDVQNGVAGGDLSMAGTGGSDMEDLPAEFSDISFERGVVGMARTQDPNSANSQFFIMFAPAPHLNGQYTVVGEVTEGLDVLDSIKKGTGGNGAIDGAPDVMADVELRTE
- a CDS encoding peptidylprolyl isomerase, which translates into the protein MAEIKDPENTILVELKGGTVTIELLPDVAPKHVERMKELARDGAYDNVAFHRVIDGFMAQTGDVEHANMEKDYNPRRAGTGSSDKPDLPAEFSGIPHDRGTLGAARSQNPNSANSQFFINFSDNHFLNRQYTVYGRVIDGMEHVDAITRGEPPANPDRMISVKVAADA